One Acetobacter ghanensis DNA window includes the following coding sequences:
- the nuoN gene encoding NADH-quinone oxidoreductase subunit NuoN: MSVTVFNWTVALPEIVLALSGIIILVAGVLQRKGEGFFPAAILSLVAFLVCGFLVLLSPSGAGYAGTFVNDGFARFMKEMILAGGFVAVALCVSYRTSQRQTLPFETPVLMLFSTLGAMLMASSANLMTLFVGLELSSLSIYILCALERDNVFSSEAGMKYFILGSLASGLLLYGISLVYGYAGTMEYTGLVDAVRASVMPPMGLVVGIVFVVVGLCFKLSAVPFHMWTPDVYQGAPTPVTAYMAGAPKFAAFALFLRVMAGPFGTMAPRWQILIETVSVLSMVYGAFAAIPQTNIKRLMAYSSIGHMGYAMMGLAAASTAGTQATLIYLAAYFVMNAGVFAGITAMRRNGREVNSIADLAGLGRSDPGMALALAVFMFSMVGAPPLAGFFGKFMVFAAAWQSGLYVLVSIGALSSVVGAYYYLRIVKVMYFDAPAATLDRPAPSLLFVSGGMGVATVAFILVLGPLMSVAHQAALALAG; encoded by the coding sequence ATGAGTGTGACAGTGTTCAACTGGACTGTAGCCCTGCCCGAAATTGTTCTTGCCTTGTCGGGTATCATCATTCTGGTGGCTGGTGTGCTCCAGCGTAAAGGGGAAGGTTTTTTTCCGGCTGCCATACTTAGCCTTGTTGCCTTTCTGGTCTGTGGTTTTCTGGTCCTGCTTTCCCCTTCCGGGGCCGGGTATGCGGGAACATTCGTGAATGACGGCTTTGCTCGGTTCATGAAGGAGATGATTCTGGCGGGTGGTTTTGTGGCTGTGGCTCTGTGTGTCAGTTACCGCACCAGTCAGCGCCAGACGTTGCCGTTTGAAACGCCCGTGCTCATGTTGTTTTCCACACTGGGTGCCATGCTCATGGCGTCATCCGCTAATCTGATGACGTTGTTTGTCGGGCTCGAGCTGTCTTCCCTCTCCATTTATATACTCTGTGCGCTGGAACGGGATAATGTCTTTTCGTCCGAAGCGGGCATGAAGTATTTTATTCTCGGCTCTCTGGCCTCTGGCTTGCTGCTGTATGGGATTTCGCTTGTCTACGGCTATGCGGGGACCATGGAATATACCGGGCTGGTGGATGCGGTCCGGGCCTCGGTCATGCCGCCCATGGGGCTTGTGGTTGGCATTGTGTTTGTTGTGGTGGGGCTCTGCTTCAAGCTTTCCGCCGTTCCGTTCCATATGTGGACGCCGGATGTGTATCAGGGTGCTCCAACACCTGTGACGGCCTACATGGCGGGCGCACCCAAGTTTGCAGCTTTTGCCCTGTTCCTGCGTGTCATGGCTGGGCCGTTTGGAACTATGGCGCCTCGCTGGCAGATCCTGATTGAGACTGTGTCCGTCCTGTCCATGGTTTACGGGGCGTTTGCTGCTATCCCGCAAACCAATATCAAACGGCTTATGGCGTATTCCTCCATTGGGCATATGGGTTATGCCATGATGGGGCTGGCCGCGGCCTCTACCGCAGGCACACAGGCAACGCTTATTTATCTGGCAGCTTATTTTGTCATGAATGCTGGGGTGTTCGCCGGCATTACCGCCATGCGGCGGAATGGGCGGGAGGTTAACTCCATTGCCGATCTGGCCGGTCTGGGGCGTTCCGACCCGGGTATGGCGCTGGCATTGGCGGTGTTTATGTTCAGCATGGTGGGGGCTCCGCCGCTGGCCGGTTTTTTTGGCAAGTTCATGGTTTTTGCCGCAGCGTGGCAATCTGGCCTTTACGTGCTGGTCTCAATTGGCGCATTGTCGAGCGTAGTGGGAGCCTATTATTATCTGCGGATTGTAAAAGTCATGTATTTTGATGCGCCAGCCGCTACGCTGGACCGGCCTGCTCCTAGCCTGCTGTTTGTTTCGGGCGGGATGGGTGTTGCCACAGTTGCTTTTATCCTTGTTCTTGGGCCACTCATGTCCGTGGCGCATCAGGCCGCGCTTGCTCTGGCTGGATGA
- the nuoL gene encoding NADH-quinone oxidoreductase subunit L, translating into MQTELNLFSVAVLTPMVGAIVAGLGGRFMGDTLAKVITIACMAVATLCSVGALYGAWLAGFPHTSVPLAQWVHAGGFDATWTLRFDTLSVTMTAMVLLVSLLVHCYSIGYMSHESMPTYRFFSYLSLFTFAMLMLVSSNDLIQLFFGWEGVGLASYLLIGYWYDRPAAAAAAIKAFVVNRVADLFFLVGIGLIYVLFHSVQYDTIFAAVPDVLNTPYTVCGVSFRMLEVICFLLFVGAMGKSAQLFLHTWLPDAMEGPTPVSALIHAATMVTAGVFLMARMSPLLEFAPGTRIFVILIGATTCFFAATVGMVQPDIKRTIAYSTCSQLGYMFAAVGVGAYQAAVFHLTTHAFFKALLFLAAGSVIHAMHDEQNMFRMGGLWKKLPVTYGVMWLGSLALAGVFPFAGYWSKDAILNALWASNASFSHYAWAMGTITAFLTAFYSWRLLFLVFHGQPHDARARDAAHESPAVMTVPLLVLSIGAVLAGVLLAPFYIGAHQAMFWNGAIFNGATNHIMEAFEHVPSAIALLPSLAGLAGIALAFVLYVSAPHIPAALARSFGPVYRFLLNKWYFDELYNTIFVKPYTALARVLWKEGDEGVVEGLPLDVVRATRDGALQAVKLQTGSIAIYAFTMLAGLVVLLTVALCG; encoded by the coding sequence ATGCAAACAGAACTCAACCTGTTTTCCGTTGCCGTGCTTACGCCCATGGTGGGAGCCATTGTTGCGGGGCTTGGTGGTCGGTTTATGGGCGATACGCTCGCCAAAGTTATAACCATTGCCTGCATGGCGGTGGCGACCTTGTGCAGTGTTGGTGCGCTGTATGGCGCGTGGCTGGCTGGTTTTCCACATACCAGCGTGCCGTTGGCGCAGTGGGTTCATGCCGGTGGGTTTGATGCAACATGGACCCTGCGGTTTGACACACTCTCCGTCACCATGACGGCAATGGTGCTGCTCGTTTCGCTGCTCGTGCATTGCTACAGCATTGGTTACATGAGCCACGAGAGCATGCCGACTTACCGGTTTTTCTCCTACCTTTCGCTCTTCACCTTCGCCATGCTCATGCTGGTGTCCTCCAATGATCTGATCCAGCTTTTCTTCGGCTGGGAGGGTGTGGGGTTGGCCAGTTACCTGCTGATTGGCTACTGGTATGACCGCCCGGCCGCAGCTGCTGCGGCCATCAAGGCCTTTGTGGTCAACCGTGTGGCTGACCTGTTCTTTCTTGTCGGCATTGGTCTGATTTACGTGCTGTTCCATTCTGTGCAGTACGACACCATTTTTGCTGCCGTGCCAGATGTGCTGAATACGCCCTACACGGTTTGTGGTGTGTCTTTCCGTATGCTGGAAGTTATCTGTTTTCTACTGTTTGTCGGGGCTATGGGCAAATCGGCTCAGTTGTTCCTGCACACATGGCTGCCCGATGCCATGGAAGGGCCAACGCCGGTATCTGCTCTTATTCATGCGGCAACAATGGTAACAGCGGGTGTATTCCTTATGGCGCGGATGTCTCCATTGCTGGAGTTTGCGCCGGGCACGCGCATCTTTGTTATTCTTATTGGCGCAACCACCTGTTTTTTTGCGGCAACTGTCGGCATGGTGCAGCCGGATATTAAGCGGACCATCGCTTATTCCACCTGTTCGCAGCTAGGCTACATGTTTGCGGCTGTAGGAGTGGGGGCGTATCAGGCCGCCGTATTCCACCTGACGACACATGCGTTTTTCAAAGCCCTTCTGTTTTTGGCCGCAGGGTCCGTTATTCATGCGATGCACGATGAGCAGAACATGTTTCGGATGGGCGGTCTGTGGAAAAAACTGCCCGTGACCTATGGGGTTATGTGGTTGGGTAGTCTAGCGCTGGCGGGGGTTTTTCCTTTTGCCGGATACTGGTCCAAGGATGCCATTCTCAACGCGCTATGGGCGTCCAATGCCTCGTTCAGCCATTATGCATGGGCCATGGGCACTATTACAGCATTCCTGACGGCGTTTTATAGCTGGCGGCTTTTGTTTCTTGTCTTTCATGGTCAGCCGCACGATGCTCGTGCCCGCGATGCTGCGCATGAAAGCCCGGCAGTTATGACCGTGCCGCTTTTGGTGCTTTCCATAGGGGCTGTGCTGGCCGGTGTGCTTCTGGCGCCGTTTTATATTGGCGCTCATCAGGCCATGTTCTGGAACGGTGCCATTTTTAATGGTGCGACCAACCACATTATGGAGGCGTTCGAGCATGTGCCATCGGCAATCGCCCTGTTGCCCAGCCTTGCCGGGCTTGCGGGTATTGCACTGGCTTTTGTGCTGTATGTGAGCGCACCGCATATTCCCGCCGCGTTGGCGCGGTCTTTTGGGCCGGTTTATAGGTTCCTGCTCAACAAGTGGTATTTTGATGAGCTGTACAACACAATTTTCGTAAAACCCTATACTGCTCTGGCGCGTGTGCTGTGGAAGGAAGGGGACGAAGGCGTTGTGGAAGGTCTGCCGCTGGACGTTGTGCGGGCCACGCGGGACGGTGCCTTGCAGGCTGTCAAACTCCAGACCGGTTCCATCGCCATTTATGCCTTTACCATGCTGGCAGGCCTTGTGGTGTTGCTGACTGTTGCGTTGTGTGGGTGA
- a CDS encoding NADH-quinone oxidoreductase subunit J — protein MMAQLVFYVFASVLLLSAAMVISARNPVHAVLFLILGFFNAAGLFLVAGAEFLAMLLVIVYVGAVAVLFLFVVMMLDIDFTRLREGFQRYAPLGVCIGGVLLAELIMAFSNWRMAPAGVVAPLAVAPGLTNTAALGTVIYTHYVLLFQACGLVLLVAMIGAIVLTLRDTPTGRRQNIGRQHARTREETLELVNLPLGENVFEQGGFLRPKGSYYEIAVPGSYGAGEPEKTETEEKGA, from the coding sequence ATGATGGCACAGCTCGTTTTTTACGTTTTTGCATCGGTCTTGCTGCTGTCGGCCGCTATGGTCATTAGCGCACGCAACCCGGTTCATGCTGTTTTGTTCCTGATACTTGGCTTCTTTAACGCGGCGGGGCTGTTTCTGGTCGCTGGTGCCGAGTTTTTGGCCATGCTTCTGGTCATTGTTTACGTGGGGGCGGTGGCGGTTCTCTTCCTCTTCGTGGTGATGATGCTGGATATTGATTTCACTCGCCTGCGTGAAGGGTTCCAGCGTTATGCACCGTTAGGTGTCTGTATTGGTGGCGTGTTGTTGGCTGAACTAATTATGGCCTTCAGCAACTGGCGTATGGCGCCCGCTGGCGTTGTGGCGCCATTGGCTGTGGCGCCGGGGCTGACCAATACTGCGGCTTTGGGCACGGTTATTTACACGCATTATGTGCTGCTGTTTCAGGCCTGCGGGCTGGTGCTGCTGGTCGCCATGATAGGGGCCATTGTGCTGACCCTGCGGGACACCCCAACTGGTCGCCGCCAGAACATCGGCAGGCAGCATGCACGCACACGTGAAGAAACGCTGGAGCTTGTTAATCTGCCACTTGGCGAAAACGTGTTTGAGCAGGGTGGTTTCCTGCGCCCCAAAGGCTCCTATTACGAAATTGCGGTTCCCGGCTCCTATGGTGCGGGTGAACCGGAAAAGACGGAAACTGAGGAGAAAGGCGCATGA
- the nuoH gene encoding NADH-quinone oxidoreductase subunit NuoH yields the protein MAHFFYQTLVGQILLMLLETLAVLVPLLIGVAYLTLMERKVMAAMQRRRGPNVNGPFGLLQAFADAIKMIVKETVIPAGANRALFLFAPFLTFSLAMAAWAVIPTGNGLAVANINVGILYLLAISSLGVYGMLIAGWASNSRYAFLGGLRSAAQMVSYEVSIGLVIVSVLLAVGSLNLNDIVLAQRHVWFCLPMFPMFIVFFISALAETNRAPFDLPEGESELVAGFFVEYSSLAFGLFFLGEYANMILMSSMVSILFLGGWLPPLGIAPLTWIPGPLWLIFKILFCLFVFIWVRATFPRYRYDQLMRLGWKVFLPFSLLWMIGTAGFLMATGLLPHMGGVNS from the coding sequence ATGGCACATTTTTTCTACCAAACCCTGGTGGGCCAGATCCTGCTTATGCTGCTGGAAACTCTGGCGGTCCTGGTGCCACTGCTGATTGGTGTTGCCTACCTTACGCTTATGGAGCGCAAGGTTATGGCCGCAATGCAGCGGCGGCGTGGACCAAACGTTAATGGGCCATTCGGTCTGTTGCAGGCTTTTGCTGATGCAATCAAGATGATTGTGAAGGAAACGGTCATTCCAGCGGGAGCCAACAGGGCACTGTTTCTGTTTGCACCATTTCTGACCTTTTCGCTCGCCATGGCGGCATGGGCAGTTATTCCCACGGGGAATGGTCTGGCAGTTGCCAATATTAATGTTGGTATTCTGTATCTGCTCGCCATTTCCTCTCTTGGGGTTTACGGAATGCTTATTGCCGGGTGGGCCTCCAATTCCCGCTACGCCTTTCTGGGCGGTTTGCGCTCTGCGGCACAGATGGTTTCTTACGAAGTCTCCATCGGGCTTGTCATTGTGTCCGTCCTGCTGGCGGTTGGTAGCCTGAACCTGAACGATATTGTGCTGGCGCAGCGGCATGTCTGGTTCTGCCTGCCCATGTTCCCGATGTTTATCGTCTTCTTCATTTCCGCTCTGGCAGAAACCAACCGTGCACCGTTTGATCTGCCCGAAGGGGAGAGTGAACTGGTTGCGGGCTTTTTTGTGGAATATTCCTCGCTCGCTTTCGGCCTGTTCTTTCTGGGCGAATACGCGAACATGATCCTCATGTCCTCCATGGTCAGCATTCTGTTCCTTGGTGGCTGGCTGCCCCCTCTGGGTATTGCGCCGCTGACATGGATACCCGGCCCGCTCTGGCTGATTTTTAAAATCCTGTTCTGCCTGTTTGTCTTTATCTGGGTGCGCGCCACGTTCCCGCGCTATCGCTACGATCAGCTTATGCGGCTGGGGTGGAAGGTGTTCCTGCCTTTCTCTCTGCTGTGGATGATCGGCACGGCCGGGTTCCTTATGGCAACAGGTCTGCTGCCTCACATGGGAGGGGTAAATTCATGA
- the nuoI gene encoding NADH-quinone oxidoreductase subunit NuoI has product MSALGTTLRSFLLKELAAGMVSTFRMMFQPKVTLNYPYEKGPLSPRFRGEHALRRYPNGEERCIACKLCEATCPAEAITIEAEERDDGSRRTTRYDIDMTKCIYCGLCEEACPVDAIVEGPNYEFATETREELMYDKNKLLANGDRWESLLARRLELDAPYR; this is encoded by the coding sequence ATGAGCGCTCTTGGCACCACATTGCGGTCTTTTCTGCTCAAGGAACTGGCCGCGGGCATGGTCTCCACCTTCCGTATGATGTTTCAGCCCAAGGTCACACTGAACTACCCCTATGAGAAAGGTCCGCTGTCTCCCCGCTTCAGGGGGGAGCACGCTCTGCGGCGCTACCCCAATGGGGAAGAGCGCTGCATTGCCTGCAAGCTGTGTGAGGCCACATGCCCGGCTGAGGCCATTACCATTGAAGCCGAAGAGCGTGATGATGGCTCCCGCCGTACCACGCGTTACGACATTGACATGACCAAGTGCATTTACTGCGGCCTGTGTGAGGAAGCCTGCCCAGTGGATGCAATTGTTGAAGGTCCCAACTACGAATTTGCCACGGAAACCCGTGAAGAACTCATGTACGACAAGAACAAGCTGCTGGCGAATGGGGACCGTTGGGAGTCTCTGCTTGCACGGAGGCTAGAACTCGATGCGCCGTATCGCTGA
- the nuoG gene encoding NADH-quinone oxidoreductase subunit NuoG — MVRVIVDGTPVDVPPGSSALQACEAAGKEIPRFCYHERLSVAGNCRMCLVEVARAPKPVASCGFPVSDGMQIFTDTEVVRRARRAVMEFLLINHPLDCPICDQGGECDLQDQAYGYGSGISRYKEDKRAVTDKDLGPLVKTVMTRCIQCTRCVRFSTEVAGTPELGMVSRGENAEITTYVEKALTSELSGNLIDVCPVGALTAKPSAFHARSWEYKKTDSIDVMDALGTNIQVQARGGEVMRIVPRVNDEVNEEWLSDKGRFSVDGLKRRRLDRPWVRVHGKISAVSWKDALIALARRFDGVSGDKIGAIAGDLCDAESLCALKDLLQSLGSPNLDCRQDGAWYDTETRSGYLFNSDVSGIDQADALLLVGTMPRHEAPVLNARIRKRFVEAGRGGFPIGMIGVPTADMTYDVSMLGAGPDTLADILSGKSAFADVLKDAQKPMIILGHAALTRRDAPAIYAACRELAHACGALTPEWNGLNILHTAASRVGALDLGFLPGAHGCDAASMLRGSVEILWLLGADDVQLDRIPPETFVVYQGHHGDAAAKRADIILPGAAYTEKPGTYVNTAGRVQRAFRAVFAPGEAREDWRIIRAFSEVVGHTLPYDSLEQLRAHMAQVNPVFAVAGKSAPRLAGAEGVPAERAGARDGELMATPLQPVIQNYYQTNVISRASLTMAECSKVYGTVPAVAAE; from the coding sequence CTGTCAGTCGCGGGGAACTGCCGCATGTGTCTGGTGGAAGTGGCGCGTGCGCCCAAACCAGTGGCATCGTGTGGGTTTCCTGTTTCCGATGGGATGCAGATTTTTACCGATACCGAGGTGGTGCGTCGTGCCCGCCGGGCGGTTATGGAATTTCTGCTGATCAATCACCCACTGGACTGTCCGATCTGCGATCAGGGTGGGGAGTGTGACCTTCAGGATCAGGCCTATGGTTATGGTTCCGGTATCTCGCGTTATAAGGAAGACAAGCGGGCGGTAACGGACAAGGATCTGGGGCCACTGGTCAAAACCGTTATGACGCGTTGCATCCAGTGCACACGGTGTGTGCGCTTTAGCACGGAGGTAGCGGGCACGCCGGAGTTGGGCATGGTCTCCCGTGGTGAAAATGCCGAAATTACGACGTATGTAGAAAAAGCACTGACATCTGAACTCTCGGGGAATCTGATAGATGTTTGCCCTGTTGGTGCCTTAACAGCCAAACCATCGGCTTTTCATGCCCGGTCATGGGAATACAAGAAAACCGATAGTATTGATGTTATGGATGCTCTGGGCACCAATATTCAGGTGCAGGCGCGTGGTGGCGAGGTCATGCGGATTGTTCCGCGTGTGAATGATGAGGTTAATGAAGAATGGCTGTCTGATAAAGGTCGTTTTTCAGTTGATGGTCTCAAGCGCAGGCGTCTGGACCGCCCATGGGTTCGGGTGCATGGAAAAATTTCCGCTGTATCATGGAAAGATGCGCTGATTGCACTCGCTAGGCGGTTTGATGGTGTGTCAGGCGATAAAATAGGTGCGATTGCAGGTGATCTGTGTGATGCAGAAAGCCTCTGTGCATTGAAAGACCTTTTGCAAAGTTTGGGGTCTCCTAATCTGGATTGTCGTCAGGATGGAGCGTGGTATGACACAGAGACACGCTCCGGCTACCTGTTTAACAGCGATGTCAGCGGGATTGATCAGGCGGATGCATTGCTGCTTGTTGGCACCATGCCCCGGCACGAAGCACCTGTGCTGAATGCGCGTATTCGCAAACGATTTGTAGAGGCCGGTCGGGGTGGTTTTCCCATAGGTATGATTGGCGTGCCGACGGCAGATATGACGTATGACGTCAGTATGTTGGGGGCCGGGCCAGATACTCTGGCCGATATTCTGAGCGGGAAGAGCGCTTTTGCAGACGTTCTCAAAGATGCTCAGAAACCCATGATCATCCTAGGTCATGCCGCTCTGACGCGTAGGGACGCCCCTGCAATTTACGCAGCCTGCCGGGAGCTGGCTCATGCCTGTGGAGCGCTCACGCCGGAATGGAATGGTTTGAACATTCTGCACACGGCGGCGTCGCGCGTTGGTGCGCTGGACCTTGGCTTTTTGCCCGGTGCGCACGGGTGCGATGCTGCCAGTATGCTTCGCGGGAGTGTAGAAATTCTGTGGTTGCTGGGGGCGGATGACGTACAGTTGGACCGTATTCCGCCAGAAACATTTGTTGTTTATCAGGGGCATCATGGTGATGCGGCGGCAAAACGGGCCGATATTATTTTACCCGGAGCAGCCTATACCGAAAAACCCGGAACGTATGTGAATACGGCAGGGCGTGTGCAACGTGCTTTTCGTGCCGTATTTGCGCCGGGTGAGGCACGGGAAGATTGGCGGATTATTCGGGCTTTTTCCGAAGTGGTTGGGCATACACTGCCGTATGACTCGCTGGAGCAACTCAGGGCGCATATGGCGCAGGTTAACCCGGTTTTTGCCGTAGCAGGCAAGAGTGCGCCACGTCTGGCCGGGGCAGAAGGTGTCCCGGCTGAGCGTGCCGGTGCGCGTGATGGTGAGCTTATGGCAACACCGTTGCAGCCGGTTATTCAGAATTATTACCAGACCAATGTCATAAGCCGTGCCAGCCTGACCATGGCTGAATGTTCAAAAGTTTATGGCACGGTGCCTGCGGTAGCGGCGGAGTAA
- the nuoK gene encoding NADH-quinone oxidoreductase subunit NuoK: MNTAIASVGLGPYLFVSAALLVLGVFGIFLNRKNIIVLLMSMELILLSANLNLVAFSAAHGDLSGQVMVLFVLTIAAAEAAIGLAIVTVYFRNRGSIQVEDVTMMKG, translated from the coding sequence ATGAATACGGCAATCGCGTCTGTGGGGCTTGGACCTTACCTGTTTGTCAGCGCCGCACTTCTGGTTCTGGGGGTGTTCGGTATCTTTCTGAACCGCAAGAACATTATTGTTCTGCTCATGTCCATGGAGCTGATCCTCCTTTCCGCCAACCTTAATCTGGTGGCGTTTTCCGCCGCACATGGTGATCTGTCGGGGCAGGTCATGGTGTTGTTTGTGCTGACCATTGCAGCAGCGGAAGCCGCCATTGGGCTGGCTATTGTTACGGTTTACTTCCGTAACCGCGGCTCCATCCAGGTCGAAGACGTGACGATGATGAAGGGATGA